The stretch of DNA ctttcttctgtcTTCAGTCTGTTTACTGTGTCTTACTCAAAATACGAAACCATGATATAACATGGTAATTTGTAGGCTGGGTGGGCTGGGAATTGCTTTGGGAAAAACTGTgttgttaaaaaacaaacttgcactttgtggcttGATTTCGAATGTTCTTGTGctaatttaaatataataaataactGTATAAAAAGTGATGAGCCTTTCATTTCATAGTGTGTTTTTCAGGAAGAGGCAgctcggggtggggggggggtaGAACCAAGTATAAAACAGTAAGGAAGTGTTCTGAGCAGCAGTTTATAGCTGCCCTGTGGTTCCCTTCAGTTCATGGGACAAGCAGCTAAGATTGATCTAGTTctgcaaaggaaaggaagagcTCTTAAGAGCCCTGTTTTATTCACATAGCCTAAGAGGAGGATCTACTTACCTTTTAATCCTCTGTTGACAGAAGCTTGTTATTTTACATCTAAGGGCCCCCAGAAAAGGTTTGGTGAACTATAGACTACTGGTTTTCAGTTAAATTccaaaattagaaaaattttaTTGGACTTTAGAAAGTTCTGTCACATATTTTTAACAGTATCTGAGACAGAATCATGTGCTAAAGAAACTTGGGACCTGTCACTCAGTTTATGATTTCTAGCATAGAGCTATCAAATTAATTGCCAGTATGAATTTGTTTGAAGTAGAGAATATAAAGAGTGAAGAGTTTAGCTGAGGTACTTTTCAGTACAGTCTTATCAAAGCACAAGTGGTGCCACCTTCAAAGGAGGCTTGCTTCTATTCACAGAGCATTCGTGTTTGCTCCTACAAAAAGTTCATTAGTGCTTTCATGAGAACATGTATGTTTCTTTAAGTCCCAGCTAAAGTATACTGACACTTTCATAAAGCACTTAGTTAAAAAACTAGAGCTTGGACACAAGGGCTTTTCCATGTGGCTGTCAAAGTGGCAGTGTACAAACTTACTCATGTCCTAACAAAGTCATACAATGTGTCCGACAAGTGCTGGTCTCATGCCTTCATACCTAGCTGCCTCCTGTGGGGATCAGTAGCTGCTAACAGCAGGAGGAACATACCCCTTTCATTCCTTTCAGCAGGTTACACTAGAGGAAAGCAACCCTGAGCTTGTTCCAAAGTAAAAAAAGCCACATTCAAGAAGATCATCTCCCACTTTCTGAAGCACTGGCTGCTCTTTGATGCTGCCTTTATGCCAGGTAGCCAGGAAAGTGCACTGTGTAGGAATAATTACTGGCTTTATGTTAGGATAGACAAGAGAGGGAATATGAAACACAACAGGATACTCCAGTGTCCATTTTCCACCCTGAGTGCCTCTGTCTTGGTACACAAGCAGGCCAGGTGAGGCACCCCCATATCCCAGCCTTCTGGTTCTTAGGCCAGGCTCTTCCTCTCCTGCATGCCATGCCGCACAAATGATGGCAAAGTAAAACAGCTTCTGATGCCAGAAACAAGTTCTGGGGTGTTTGTGTTTATCTAGGATGTGTGGAGAGGACACAGCTGAGTCATCacccaggacacagctgcaAGCTTTGTTCACCTTTGTGGCACCTTCTTATCAGAAAGATGGGAGTGGAGTGGCAGGAAGCTTATTTGCTCAGGcattgtttaaaacaaaaaccaaacaaaaaattccacAACCTACTAAAttaaaaaccctttaaaaaaaggaattgttCGAATTACTCTTTTCTCAACACCTAAGTATATTGTCAATAGCAGTGGTCACATTTCAAGTATATTTCCCTCATAGCTActccaaaaataaaactcatgTTTCTTTTCAGGAGAGGCAACATCAGAAGGTTCTTTTGAGATATGTTTAATGCCCTTTTAGTGGAATATGTAAGTTAGAATAATactcattttggaaaaaaaaaaaccccaacaaacttCTCACTATGTATTAGCATCACACCAGTACAAGCACTTGATATTTTTATTGCCTCATGCACTGAGGTGTTCTgcaataaaaatacaataaagcTATCAAAAAAGATACAAACATAATGAAATTGCAACGAACATATTATTTCATAGTATTACACTTGTGAAACTTTATTTCTGAactcttaaaattatttttgtcaacCTAATTCAATACAGGAAAGCTAAAACACAATCCTAGCTGATGGAAAAGAGGTTGTAGTTCAAAGAATTCCATTCTAAGTAAATCAATGGAATAACAACACATCCAACTATGCTACCTATATATcaaatttttcttcacagataTTGTGTCCATGTTCTTCATAGTCTTCTCTAGTTACTATCATGTCTTCAAAATCATCATTTTCAGAAATGAGCTTTCCACCTTCCCAAGAATAAGTGATAGGGCTGGAAAATGAAAGTTATTGTTACTCCtctataaattaatttaaaatagaaatacacACTGATGATTTCCAAGACTTTTATTTAGCTGTATCTATTTAAACTACATTTTTGATGGCTAAATCAAGCCCTCCAGCTCTAGAGAAGTTATGAGACAAAGTCTGAAACTTTAGCAGGGCTAGCTGACTTGGTTTTTAATAAAGGGCCTCTTTGAAGGTAGGTGTGAAGAAGGAACCACATGGATATGCTTTGTATTTACTTTGAACAGATAATAATTCTTTaatagtatttaaaaatactccTTAACAATACTTTTTTAACAGTAGACTTTTTCGGTATATTCAAAATATACTTGTTTTGTCTCCACTCCTTCTGCAAAGAAGGAGTTACCCTTTCCTAACCCCTGAAGTGGTATATTAATGATGACATGGGAGCATTCAGATGCTGAAAATTTTAAGTAAAAGACTAAGTTCTAATCTTACATACTTACAATACAGTCTTATTTATCTGTTTACAGTAAAAAGGCTGACCCTAAAAACACTTCCTTAACTTTACTAGGTAAAGTACAGAGCAAGCAGGTGATCTGGTTTATTTGGtttgtctgaaaaaaaactgatttaaaacaTCCTCTTGCACAGTTTTTGTTCacttaatatttaaattaatgcCCTTACTCAAACTATCTTCTTAATCAGCAAAAGAAACCCTACTTTACTGTTTGTTCTGCTAGAAAGATAAAGCCCCTTCTATTTAGTAGTTTAGGACTTACTTTTCAGGAAGAACAACGGAAACATCATAATCAGTTGGAGTAAGACATCTAACTTCAGAATAAACCCGATCTCTGAAGCCTGGAAAAAGGGTGTTTCCCCCAGTCAGAACTATGTTCTTGAAGAAATGAGGCtgcatttctgtaaaataattaaGTAAATCTGTAGTTAAGAGATGGAACATACATCTAAAGATTAAAGGTGGTAATATTTCCAATTTTGTTATGAATTTAAACAGAAGTAATAAATAGATGTACAAAAAATTTAAGATCATCTAATCAGCATATCAGTTAAACAGAAATATGAGAAGGTGATCAATCACTCTATGTTCCCCCTGATTTCAGAATTTGGCTTTGATAACTACTGTTTTCTTGTATTTATTAAATTTCACATTCACCAACACAATTCCATCTTTAAAGAGGGATTTTAAGTGACACAGGCTTTTTAAGAGTACATTTATAGCCTAAATGCTGCCATGCTTAACATGGCATCATAAAACCTATGAAAATCTTCTTTGTAATAATAATTACCTATACATAATCTATGAAATGAAAGCCTTAGTATTACTTCTGACAAACTGCACTCAGAAAGTGTATTTGATGCTTAAATACTGACTTTTGGTCAGTTTCACACCAAATGAAACCAAGCCATTTCAACATGCCTCCTTCTCCCACCCCCCTGTCcttttcaaaatactttcaGGATATACCTTCAGGTAAATTCTGAATAGAATAAACAATGGCTTCAGGAATTCCCATCTCTTGAATACCAATATCCGAAGGATGGAAAAGTATTTCTGGAACTGCAAATCTTTCATTTGTTAGACGAAGTATTTGTTCACCAGTCTTGTATTTTCCGCTTAACACCATCTCTTCCCTTGGCTAAATTAAAGACATGAATAGTACTCactgcttaagaaaaaaaatcacatcctaGAATATTCAACTGATCTATCTCATGCAGAAGCAGGCAGTGTATGCTGCCATTGTCATTTTATCTATCAGCAACTCTTTTAAGAATAATGCGTACTCCCATATTAAATCTGAAGTGACTTTGCTCTTACCAACTGCAGTTTTgctcaaagcaaaataaaactggTATGCATGAGAGTGGCCTTAAAGTATAGGACTGCTTTCAAAACTATGGCTGGCTCAGTAAATGAGATAAAACTGTTAAACTGTCTTCACTGGTATTTCAGGCTCTTCTATAATATGACTTAGAATTTTTAACCATATTTGGGTGTTTAAATGTAATTCagagaaactttaaaaaaaaaaatcaaagcagagaaaacatttcataacttaatcttaaaaatttttataatGATATGGATAAGTTATATGACAGAGCACAAACAGAGAAAGTAAAAACTGTTAAATAATAGAACATAAAATGCTATGCTGAAAAAACTGTACTTTGTTGTCGTCCCAACTTACTGAGGAAAAACTTTACCAATTAATGCATAGCAAGAAAGATGTTACAgtacaggattaaaaaaaaggagtacTTTTAACCTCTCCACTAGACTTGTGCAGAACACAATCGAAAAAACTTCAGAATTATTATTACCTTACAAAATCCTTTTTTAATTGTGCTGAAGTCTGGCAAAACATAATCTACCATTACAgtattttcctctcctttcaatctgaaaaagaatgtaaaattCAACAGAATAGAGAACAAGTTCTAAATTCCAACTATTTTATACTAACAAGACTTCTTTAACTTAACTGGAAAGTTTTCTGATTAGGAGTATAGTTTTCTTTGTACAAACAGATTATTCTACATTTAGTACCATCGCATACATACTTGGCAATGTCCATGTCTTTGTAAAAGTCTTGAGAAACATAACACACGTCTTCTTTCACTTGATTAATTACATGTGTTTCATCCATAACATGCAGCTGCCTGtgaacaacaaaaaccaaaaccacagaagTTTGAGAATAATTAAGTGTTCCCTTTCCTGTCCAGTTTTCCTCTGGAACTGAGCAACCATTGTTTTTCAGCCACAGGAAGCTACTGTCTCAATATCTAAACTTCTATTCCATTTACAAAAACATTCCTGGCCTACTGGAGCTTAATATTGTCCTGTTTCACAGTTCAGTAAATACATCAACCTGCATTTGCCCGCTGTCTTGCTAACGAGCACAGCTGTAATCCTGCCAATAGCTCTTTGGTAAAGACCTTTACCTAGATATAGTTCCAAGCTGAAGGATCCCAATGAAAGGTTGATCCtactgcattttatttgcagTACTGATACAATCAGTCAGCAAACTGACTGATGATCTACTGAGACACCccagaaaatatataaagactTGTGTAATTGTGAACACACAGGTAACCTCAACAACTTCAAAAGCACTGTCACTTTGAAAAATAACAGCCTAATTCTTCAATGTTAATTCACCTTGATCTTAAGGTCAAGATGGTAGCTAGCAGATTataacagaacaaaaaattcCCTTCTCCTTTAAACAGCAATTAATCTAAAATTCACAGAACCTATAAGAATACCCCATAAACTTCTGGCTCGTTTCACACCAAGTTTCAGAGTGAAAATTAGCATGCTTTACCTGTAAGAGATGATCTCCTTTAGATGGTTGGTTAAGAGTTTCCCTCCAACATTAATCCTACAGAAAAAGAGTAACATGAGCAATTTTGTCATTATTAACTTCAGGCACATCAAACAGTTCTTCTAGAAAATATATACTGCAGTATACCTGAtgattgcttcttttttctttttacttctgcAGTAAGGTACAATGTGGGTGAAAGAGTATCCACTATCCACGATGATACAACACAGCTCAGATGGATTATCCCGGAAATACCTGTGTGCACTaagagctccagctgaaatacaaaaaattgAATTCCATTTTTATATCAACATTTAGAATTCACAGTGATATAAAGGTGAACTTGCTTCATATTTTAAATGCCTTTGACAGACTTTCAAGACTTCAATACATAGTAACACAGCCACTGCATTAATTCATTTTGGCAGTGGATAAAATTAAGTGTTCTATATGTCCCTATTTGATCTTTTTCAGGAATTCCAGTCCATGTTCCACTTCTTCTCAAGTCTAATCACACTGATTGTGCTACAAACTTATCAAACTTATCAAAAGGAGTATCCTGTGTCCAGTTAGCTGTCAGCAGGATGGTATGGTTGTTTACACATTCCCTTTGAGACACAATAAATTTCATAATCGTAATGCTGCGTTTTATTTGCTAACACAtaacaaaatcaaacaaaaatacaaTCCTACTCCCCTAAAAAAGGAAAGCTATCAAAGACTTCATGCAAAGTTTTGGTAGAATTCTTTAAATGTTATCCTGTTCCAAAATCCATCTGTTATTTCTGTCATCCTTACTCTCCTCAAATTTCCTGTAACTATATACCATGACACTCTTTAGGAAGTAGTAGAAGACTACAGCTGGAATTTGTAAaagatataatttttaaaatgtttaatccACTTTTACTCAAGAGCCAGGAAGCAACTGAAGTAATATTTTTTactgtgtatatatgtgtgtgtctgcatgTGTGCTTGCTTATTCATTTGTTTAAAGGGTTAAGCTTCAAAATACATAAATGCAAAATGGAAGGAAACATACTCACCATTTACTCTAAGAACTGCTTGAAATTGATATTCTTCAAATAGAATTTCATTCATAGATTCTTGTATCGAAGTGAAGTTAAAATAAGGTTCGGTAATAATTATACTGGTATCTACAAAATCCACCTATAAAAAACACATTAAGATTGTAATTGCATAAAACATAAACATCAATAATCCCTTACCATCTTTTGCAGCAGTGGAAGATCATGTAAATCTGAAGACATGATTACCACTTGCCATTATCTGTTTGTAGAAGCTAGACTTAGAATTTAGCTTTTTTAAAGGCTTCATGATCAGTGATTCAAGTTTATCTAATTAATGGGTAAAAAACATAATAGAAGGGAACACTTTCATACATATCCTGATTCTGTTCTCATCCCTACAAATTGTAATCCAACATTTTAAAGAGACACCACAAAAGAACACTacaattttaatgtaaaatactTTACACCAATCCTGTGAGCTACAGAAAAATAAGTCTCCTTGACAGCTCAGCACTTGCACCACAGATTACCTGTCTAATAACCAAAGCCCTGTACAGTGAAGAATCAATAATAAAACTCCCAGTGACCTCTACTGAGGCCAGCAAAAGATCCTGGACTTCCCACATTTACCAGTATCTCAAATACTCTTTTACAGAGGACTTAATAGGGTTACTTCAACCATAATGGGATGTGGCCCTAAAAACATTATCAGCTGTATCTCTCTGTAGTCTTCACTTgtgaagaattaaaaacaaattctcAAAACCATGACAACATTGAATACAGTTCCAAatctaaaatgaaatttatgtATCAAAAGCCAGcacttcatattttaaaatataaaaatgtaaagaGACTAAGTTAATTTGAGCCATTACTTTCATTCTTAGTACACAGGTATTAGAAAAAACTCAAGAATTTCCAGAGAAtgtaacatttttaaagaaaaaaattaaaagaaagtcTTAATACACTTCCTGTGCTAAACCCAGCTTGTGtgatatgaaaaaaattaagtatcagatatttatattttatacatttaaGTTATTCAGGGGTAGAAAATGGCTAGTCAAAGATGATTACTAAATGTGTATGTATTTTGGCCTACTGACCCAGCTCATCCCTCCATTTTACATTAACTATTTTTTGATCTCTTAACTACACTGTATCTGtctgtgattattttttattaacttGACCTCTTAATTATGTTGATATTAATTTCTTATGTGAGCTGCACACAGTAACAGTACATTCCTACAAGactaaaaaatttaaatatttttcaaaatctaCACCAGAATTcaaaaacatttgcaaaaaCTTAAATCCTGTGATTTCTAATTGAAGGCACTTTCAAAGAGAACAGTAAGATCACCCATTCTccttaatatttattaattccATTAGTCAGTATTTAATCTACACAAAATATGTAGTTAAGAAAAGGCTCTTACTTGAtacatttcttttccaaagaGATAATCCCAAACCTGTCTCTGAACATCCCAGTTCACCAAGTAACCCTGTAGGAATTTAGAAACAAATTTACActattaaggaaaaataaaatcatactttaaaaaaaaaaaaagtcaacaattGAGACTGGTAATataaaaaatctgaaagttAAAATGtctaaatttacatttttaggCTAAGGAGTAAATGTTACATAGGATTAACAACAGATGGTTATTGACAATCTGGACAAGGGTGGAGTTCAACAGAAAGGCCTAAGTTGGGTAGGACTGTTGATCTGCTTGAGGGAAGAACAGCTCTGTAAAGATTTCTGGACGAGGTGGATTGATGGACTGAGGACAATCTTATGATGTTCAGCAAGGCCAAGGGTGGGGTCCTGCAC from Haemorhous mexicanus isolate bHaeMex1 chromosome 5, bHaeMex1.pri, whole genome shotgun sequence encodes:
- the ACTR6 gene encoding actin-related protein 6 — protein: MATLVLDNGAYNAKIGYSHANVSVIPNCQFRSKTARLKTFTANQLDEIKDPSGLFYILPFQKGYLVNWDVQRQVWDYLFGKEMYQVDFVDTSIIITEPYFNFTSIQESMNEILFEEYQFQAVLRVNAGALSAHRYFRDNPSELCCIIVDSGYSFTHIVPYCRSKKKKEAIIRINVGGKLLTNHLKEIISYRQLHVMDETHVINQVKEDVCYVSQDFYKDMDIAKLKGEENTVMVDYVLPDFSTIKKGFCKPREEMVLSGKYKTGEQILRLTNERFAVPEILFHPSDIGIQEMGIPEAIVYSIQNLPEEMQPHFFKNIVLTGGNTLFPGFRDRVYSEVRCLTPTDYDVSVVLPENPITYSWEGGKLISENDDFEDMIVTREDYEEHGHNICEEKFDI